A part of Ammospiza nelsoni isolate bAmmNel1 chromosome 9, bAmmNel1.pri, whole genome shotgun sequence genomic DNA contains:
- the BRDT gene encoding bromodomain testis-specific protein isoform X4, translating into MSVQSQHCAIIMNPPPPEYINNKSSGCQTNQLQYLQRVVMRAMWRHNFSWPFHQPVDAAALNLPDYYTIIKKPMDLGTIKKRLEHNYYTKAAECIEDFKTMFWNCYMYNKPGDDIVFMAEELEKVFMQKIAHMPPEEQPVSLKKGKSKGKKTEETWQANPGISNEQSTNEKQAESSLKAEQPPVMTQERQQVTLAPLSAAQLTALMPAAVPITKAKKGVKRKADTTTPTTSIVTASGQSSAMLSERKAIKGCRGENECMVTNKFLKRSFSDSQQPPGIVKKIHLSGQLKHCNAILKEMFSKKHAAYAWPFIKSVDAASFSTGVNQAIAKCPTDLCAIKKKMDNLEYNDIQEFATDVRLMFMNCYKRNSSDHEIVAMARKLQDVFEMHFAKIPDEAVASDDLPQPVREMTEAYSSESSNENSSEEKSSEDSEEERKVNLKKLQEQLKALHQQLWVLTKACLSRPGKKKGKAKSEKRKNKEKAEMKSLIQKKKNLKYMKKSKRKLSLNIQSKNTMQQVLLAHKSEDEDGAKPMNYDEKRQLSLDINKLPGDKLGKVVHIIQSREPALRNSNPDEIEIDFETLNASTLRELERYVATCLRKKQRMQAKNPTKSKEELNFERKQELEKRLLDVNGQLNPKRESFKIENNAESSTGPSRLSDSSSTSSDSGSSSSSECSSSDSSDSESVTETCSKQTGTRHKCPASMEKSKRIPLCLQRTPCNAGLQAQPSSLTSSLQIHGSSELQQQPPNALQMLQCRSLNPSEQNTQTLSGKISAVPALCDAPDQQTPQSTPKTNESSVTHSRNVFPEVSNTIFQVDSADWSKQAEQTRHLDKSNKLQNKTSMRTADLISISREQSCTPNDKSNDKNIPQPMSELLPRKDTELKTVDSWVSLCKTMKLPAPIKASAESFNQFRDAVLKRSGQVQEAKRSLGHAERELQNLPQENKRFVATSVGPESTRLDAMAVPDCELEKEMPKSKLPEAQQHVLDQDRNLARKMEQERRRKEATAWIIDVNLQRDIMASFEEYLD; encoded by the exons ATGTCTGTTCAAAGCCAGCACTGTGCCATTATTATGAACCCTCCTCCACCAGAGTACATAAATAACAAAAGCAGTGGATGTCAAACAAACCAACTTCAGTACTTACAGAGGGTAGTCATGAGAGCCATGTGGAGACACAACTTTTCCTGGCCGTTTCACCAGCCTGTCGATGCAGCAGCGCTGAATCTGCCT GATTATTACACTATCATTAAAAAACCTATGGACTTAGGCACCATAAAAAAGCGACTGGAACACAATTACTACACAAAAGCTGCAGAATGTATTGAAGACTTTAAAACTATGTTCTGGAACTGCTACATGTACAACAAG CCAGGTGATGACATTGTGTTTATGGCTGAAGAACTAGAAAAAGTGTTTATGCAGAAAATAGCCCATATGCCACCAGAAGAACAACCAGTGAGTCTCAAGAAAGGAAAGagtaaagggaagaaaacagagg AAACATGGCAGGCCAACCCTGGGATTTCAAATGAACAAAGCACAAATGAGAAGCAAGCTGAAAGCAGCTTGAAAGCTGAACAGCCTCCAGTGATGACTCAAGAGCGACAGCAAGTTACACTGGCTCCTTTGTCTGCAGCCCAGCTGACTGCTTTAATGCCAGCTGCAGTCCCTATAACAAAA gCAAAAAAAGGTGTGAAAAGGAAGGCTGACACTACAACTCCTACTACTTCAATAGTCACAGCAAGTGGTCAATCTTCTGCAATGCTTAGTGAAAGAAAAGCTATTAAAGGATGTAGAGGTGAAAATGAATGTATGGTAACAAATAAATTTCTGAAGAGATCCTTTTCAGATTCTCAACAGCCACCTGGAATTGTTAAAAAGATTCACTTGTCAGGACAACTGAAACATTGTAATGCAATacttaaagaaatgttttcaaagaaaCATGCAGCATACGCATGGCCTTTCATAAAATCTGTAGATGCAGCATCTTTCTCCACTGGGGTGAACCAAGCCATTGCCAAATGTCCTACAGACCTGTGTGCCATTAAA aAGAAAATGGATAACTTGGAATATAATGATATACAAGAATTTGCTACAGATGTTAGATTAATGTTCATGAACTGTTACAAACGTAATTCTTCAGACCATGAAATAGTTGCTATGGCAAGAAAACTTCAG GATGTTTTTGAAATGCACTTTGCTAAAATTCCTGATGAAGCTGTTGCGAGTGATGATCTGCCACAGCCTGTGAGAGAAATGACAGAAGCTTATTCCAGTGAAAGCAGTAATGAAAactcttcagaagaaaaatcatcTGAAGATTctgaagaggagagaaaagtgAACCTCAAAAAGCTTCAGGAGCAA CTTAAAGCTCTTCACCAGCAGTTGTGGGTTTTGACCAAAGCATGCTTATCTAgaccaggaaagaaaaaagggaaggctaaaagtgagaaaagaaagaacaaggaaaaagctgaaatgaaaagcttgattcaaaagaagaaaaatctgaaatacatGAAGAAATCTAAGAGAAAGCTCTCTTTAAACAT TCAATCAAAGAACACCATGCAGCAGGTCTTGTTGGCACATAAGTCAGAAGATGAGGATGGTGCCAAACCTATGAATTATGATGAAAAACGGCAGTTGAGTTTGGACATAAATAAACTCCCTGGAGATAAGCTTGGGAAAGTAGTCCATATAATACAGTCAAGAGAACCTGCACTGAGGAACTCTAACCCTGATGAGATAGAAATAGACTTTGAAACTTTAAATGCTTCAACACTCAGAGAACTAGAGAGATACGTAGCAACCTGTTTgaggaagaaacaaagaatGCAGG ctaaaaacccaacaaagtcAAAAGAAGAACTTAATTTTGAGAGGAAACAAGAGTTAGAGAAGAGACTACTGGATGTCAATGGTCAACTAAACCCAAAGAGAGAGAGCTTCAAGA tTGAAAACAATGCTGAGTCAAGTACTGGGCCAAGCAGActgagtgacagcagcagcacctcctcaGATTCTGGCAGCAGCTCTAGCAGTGAATGTAGCTCCTCAGATAGCAGTGACTCTGAATCAG TTACAGAAACCTGTTCAAAACAGACTGGAACCAGGCACAAATGTCCAGCTTCTATGGAAAAATCTAAG AGAATACCACTTTGTTTACAGAGGACACCCTGCAATGCTGGTCTGCAAGCACAGCCCTCCTCTCTCACTAGCAGCTTGCAAATTCATGGATCATCTGAACTGCAGCAGCAACCTCCCAATGCACTGCAAATGCTTCAGTGTAGATCACTTAATCCATCAGAACAAAACACTCAGACTCTCTCAG GTAAAATCTCAGCTGTACCTGCTCTGTGTGATGCTCCAGACCAGCAAACTCCTCAGAGCACTCCAAAGACAAATGAGTCTTCTGTCACCCACtccagaaatgtttttccagAG GTGTCCAACACCATTTTCCAAGTTGACAGTGCTGACTGGAGTAAACAAGCTGAGCAAACAAGACATCTAGACAAATCAAATAAACTGCAAAACAAGACCAGCATGAGAACTGCTGATTTAATATCTATAAGTCGAGAACAAA GTTGTACACCCAATGATAAATCTAATGATAAAAACATACCACAGCCAATGTCTGAACTCCTTCCAAGAAAG GATACAGAATTGAAGACTGTAGATTCCTGGGTAAGCCTGTGTAAAACAATGAAGCTTCCAGCTCCAATAAAAGCATCTGCTGAGAGCTTCAATCAGTTCAGGGATGCAGTACTAAAGAGGAGTGGGCAAGTGCAGGAGGCAAAAAGGTCCCTTGGGCATGCTGAGAGGGAGCTGCAAAATCTtccacaagaaaacaaaagatttgTAGCTACTTCTGT GGGCCCTGAAAGCACAAGATTGGATGCCATGGCAGTGCCAGACTGTGAGCTTGAAAAAGAAATGCCTAAGAGTAAACTGCCCGAAGCTCAACAACATGTTCTTGATCAGGACCGCAACTTGGCTAGAAAAATGGAACAAGAACGCAGGAGGAAGGAAGCA ACAGCTTGGATAATTGATGTGAATCTGCAGAGAGATATTATGGCATCTTTTGAAGAATATCTTGACTGA
- the BRDT gene encoding bromodomain testis-specific protein isoform X1 has translation MSVQSQHCAIIMNPPPPEYINNKSSGCQTNQLQYLQRVVMRAMWRHNFSWPFHQPVDAAALNLPDYYTIIKKPMDLGTIKKRLEHNYYTKAAECIEDFKTMFWNCYMYNKPGDDIVFMAEELEKVFMQKIAHMPPEEQPVSLKKGKSKGKKTEETWQANPGISNEQSTNEKQAESSLKAEQPPVMTQERQQVTLAPLSAAQLTALMPAAVPITKAKKGVKRKADTTTPTTSIVTASGQSSAMLSERKAIKGCRGENECMVTNKFLKRSFSDSQQPPGIVKKIHLSGQLKHCNAILKEMFSKKHAAYAWPFIKSVDAASFSTGVNQAIAKCPTDLCAIKKKMDNLEYNDIQEFATDVRLMFMNCYKRNSSDHEIVAMARKLQDVFEMHFAKIPDEAVASDDLPQPVREMTEAYSSESSNENSSEEKSSEDSEEERKVNLKKLQEQLKALHQQLWVLTKACLSRPGKKKGKAKSEKRKNKEKAEMKSLIQKKKNLKYMKKSKRKLSLNIQSKNTMQQVLLAHKSEDEDGAKPMNYDEKRQLSLDINKLPGDKLGKVVHIIQSREPALRNSNPDEIEIDFETLNASTLRELERYVATCLRKKQRMQAKNPTKSKEELNFERKQELEKRLLDVNGQLNPKRESFKIENNAESSTGPSRLSDSSSTSSDSGSSSSSECSSSDSSDSESVTETCSKQTGTRHKCPASMEKSKRTPCNAGLQAQPSSLTSSLQIHGSSELQQQPPNALQMLQCRSLNPSEQNTQTLSGKISAVPALCDAPDQQTPQSTPKTNESSVTHSRNVFPEVSNTIFQVDSADWSKQAEQTRHLDKSNKLQNKTSMRTADLISISREQSM, from the exons ATGTCTGTTCAAAGCCAGCACTGTGCCATTATTATGAACCCTCCTCCACCAGAGTACATAAATAACAAAAGCAGTGGATGTCAAACAAACCAACTTCAGTACTTACAGAGGGTAGTCATGAGAGCCATGTGGAGACACAACTTTTCCTGGCCGTTTCACCAGCCTGTCGATGCAGCAGCGCTGAATCTGCCT GATTATTACACTATCATTAAAAAACCTATGGACTTAGGCACCATAAAAAAGCGACTGGAACACAATTACTACACAAAAGCTGCAGAATGTATTGAAGACTTTAAAACTATGTTCTGGAACTGCTACATGTACAACAAG CCAGGTGATGACATTGTGTTTATGGCTGAAGAACTAGAAAAAGTGTTTATGCAGAAAATAGCCCATATGCCACCAGAAGAACAACCAGTGAGTCTCAAGAAAGGAAAGagtaaagggaagaaaacagagg AAACATGGCAGGCCAACCCTGGGATTTCAAATGAACAAAGCACAAATGAGAAGCAAGCTGAAAGCAGCTTGAAAGCTGAACAGCCTCCAGTGATGACTCAAGAGCGACAGCAAGTTACACTGGCTCCTTTGTCTGCAGCCCAGCTGACTGCTTTAATGCCAGCTGCAGTCCCTATAACAAAA gCAAAAAAAGGTGTGAAAAGGAAGGCTGACACTACAACTCCTACTACTTCAATAGTCACAGCAAGTGGTCAATCTTCTGCAATGCTTAGTGAAAGAAAAGCTATTAAAGGATGTAGAGGTGAAAATGAATGTATGGTAACAAATAAATTTCTGAAGAGATCCTTTTCAGATTCTCAACAGCCACCTGGAATTGTTAAAAAGATTCACTTGTCAGGACAACTGAAACATTGTAATGCAATacttaaagaaatgttttcaaagaaaCATGCAGCATACGCATGGCCTTTCATAAAATCTGTAGATGCAGCATCTTTCTCCACTGGGGTGAACCAAGCCATTGCCAAATGTCCTACAGACCTGTGTGCCATTAAA aAGAAAATGGATAACTTGGAATATAATGATATACAAGAATTTGCTACAGATGTTAGATTAATGTTCATGAACTGTTACAAACGTAATTCTTCAGACCATGAAATAGTTGCTATGGCAAGAAAACTTCAG GATGTTTTTGAAATGCACTTTGCTAAAATTCCTGATGAAGCTGTTGCGAGTGATGATCTGCCACAGCCTGTGAGAGAAATGACAGAAGCTTATTCCAGTGAAAGCAGTAATGAAAactcttcagaagaaaaatcatcTGAAGATTctgaagaggagagaaaagtgAACCTCAAAAAGCTTCAGGAGCAA CTTAAAGCTCTTCACCAGCAGTTGTGGGTTTTGACCAAAGCATGCTTATCTAgaccaggaaagaaaaaagggaaggctaaaagtgagaaaagaaagaacaaggaaaaagctgaaatgaaaagcttgattcaaaagaagaaaaatctgaaatacatGAAGAAATCTAAGAGAAAGCTCTCTTTAAACAT TCAATCAAAGAACACCATGCAGCAGGTCTTGTTGGCACATAAGTCAGAAGATGAGGATGGTGCCAAACCTATGAATTATGATGAAAAACGGCAGTTGAGTTTGGACATAAATAAACTCCCTGGAGATAAGCTTGGGAAAGTAGTCCATATAATACAGTCAAGAGAACCTGCACTGAGGAACTCTAACCCTGATGAGATAGAAATAGACTTTGAAACTTTAAATGCTTCAACACTCAGAGAACTAGAGAGATACGTAGCAACCTGTTTgaggaagaaacaaagaatGCAGG ctaaaaacccaacaaagtcAAAAGAAGAACTTAATTTTGAGAGGAAACAAGAGTTAGAGAAGAGACTACTGGATGTCAATGGTCAACTAAACCCAAAGAGAGAGAGCTTCAAGA tTGAAAACAATGCTGAGTCAAGTACTGGGCCAAGCAGActgagtgacagcagcagcacctcctcaGATTCTGGCAGCAGCTCTAGCAGTGAATGTAGCTCCTCAGATAGCAGTGACTCTGAATCAG TTACAGAAACCTGTTCAAAACAGACTGGAACCAGGCACAAATGTCCAGCTTCTATGGAAAAATCTAAG AGGACACCCTGCAATGCTGGTCTGCAAGCACAGCCCTCCTCTCTCACTAGCAGCTTGCAAATTCATGGATCATCTGAACTGCAGCAGCAACCTCCCAATGCACTGCAAATGCTTCAGTGTAGATCACTTAATCCATCAGAACAAAACACTCAGACTCTCTCAG GTAAAATCTCAGCTGTACCTGCTCTGTGTGATGCTCCAGACCAGCAAACTCCTCAGAGCACTCCAAAGACAAATGAGTCTTCTGTCACCCACtccagaaatgtttttccagAG GTGTCCAACACCATTTTCCAAGTTGACAGTGCTGACTGGAGTAAACAAGCTGAGCAAACAAGACATCTAGACAAATCAAATAAACTGCAAAACAAGACCAGCATGAGAACTGCTGATTTAATATCTATAAGTCGAGAACAAAGTATGTAA
- the BRDT gene encoding bromodomain testis-specific protein isoform X3, with the protein MSVQSQHCAIIMNPPPPEYINNKSSGCQTNQLQYLQRVVMRAMWRHNFSWPFHQPVDAAALNLPDYYTIIKKPMDLGTIKKRLEHNYYTKAAECIEDFKTMFWNCYMYNKPGDDIVFMAEELEKVFMQKIAHMPPEEQPVSLKKGKSKGKKTEETWQANPGISNEQSTNEKQAESSLKAEQPPVMTQERQQVTLAPLSAAQLTALMPAAVPITKAKKGVKRKADTTTPTTSIVTASGQSSAMLSERKAIKGCRGENECMVTNKFLKRSFSDSQQPPGIVKKIHLSGQLKHCNAILKEMFSKKHAAYAWPFIKSVDAASFSTGVNQAIAKCPTDLCAIKKKMDNLEYNDIQEFATDVRLMFMNCYKRNSSDHEIVAMARKLQDVFEMHFAKIPDEAVASDDLPQPVREMTEAYSSESSNENSSEEKSSEDSEEERKVNLKKLQEQLKALHQQLWVLTKACLSRPGKKKGKAKSEKRKNKEKAEMKSLIQKKKNLKYMKKSKRKLSLNIQSKNTMQQVLLAHKSEDEDGAKPMNYDEKRQLSLDINKLPGDKLGKVVHIIQSREPALRNSNPDEIEIDFETLNASTLRELERYVATCLRKKQRMQAKNPTKSKEELNFERKQELEKRLLDVNGQLNPKRESFKIENNAESSTGPSRLSDSSSTSSDSGSSSSSECSSSDSSDSESVTETCSKQTGTRHKCPASMEKSKSLYREYHFVYRGHPAMLVCKHSPPLSLAACKFMDHLNCSSNLPMHCKCFSVDHLIHQNKTLRLSQVKSQLYLLCVMLQTSKLLRALQRQMSLLSPTPEMFFQRCPTPFSKLTVLTGVNKLSKQDI; encoded by the exons ATGTCTGTTCAAAGCCAGCACTGTGCCATTATTATGAACCCTCCTCCACCAGAGTACATAAATAACAAAAGCAGTGGATGTCAAACAAACCAACTTCAGTACTTACAGAGGGTAGTCATGAGAGCCATGTGGAGACACAACTTTTCCTGGCCGTTTCACCAGCCTGTCGATGCAGCAGCGCTGAATCTGCCT GATTATTACACTATCATTAAAAAACCTATGGACTTAGGCACCATAAAAAAGCGACTGGAACACAATTACTACACAAAAGCTGCAGAATGTATTGAAGACTTTAAAACTATGTTCTGGAACTGCTACATGTACAACAAG CCAGGTGATGACATTGTGTTTATGGCTGAAGAACTAGAAAAAGTGTTTATGCAGAAAATAGCCCATATGCCACCAGAAGAACAACCAGTGAGTCTCAAGAAAGGAAAGagtaaagggaagaaaacagagg AAACATGGCAGGCCAACCCTGGGATTTCAAATGAACAAAGCACAAATGAGAAGCAAGCTGAAAGCAGCTTGAAAGCTGAACAGCCTCCAGTGATGACTCAAGAGCGACAGCAAGTTACACTGGCTCCTTTGTCTGCAGCCCAGCTGACTGCTTTAATGCCAGCTGCAGTCCCTATAACAAAA gCAAAAAAAGGTGTGAAAAGGAAGGCTGACACTACAACTCCTACTACTTCAATAGTCACAGCAAGTGGTCAATCTTCTGCAATGCTTAGTGAAAGAAAAGCTATTAAAGGATGTAGAGGTGAAAATGAATGTATGGTAACAAATAAATTTCTGAAGAGATCCTTTTCAGATTCTCAACAGCCACCTGGAATTGTTAAAAAGATTCACTTGTCAGGACAACTGAAACATTGTAATGCAATacttaaagaaatgttttcaaagaaaCATGCAGCATACGCATGGCCTTTCATAAAATCTGTAGATGCAGCATCTTTCTCCACTGGGGTGAACCAAGCCATTGCCAAATGTCCTACAGACCTGTGTGCCATTAAA aAGAAAATGGATAACTTGGAATATAATGATATACAAGAATTTGCTACAGATGTTAGATTAATGTTCATGAACTGTTACAAACGTAATTCTTCAGACCATGAAATAGTTGCTATGGCAAGAAAACTTCAG GATGTTTTTGAAATGCACTTTGCTAAAATTCCTGATGAAGCTGTTGCGAGTGATGATCTGCCACAGCCTGTGAGAGAAATGACAGAAGCTTATTCCAGTGAAAGCAGTAATGAAAactcttcagaagaaaaatcatcTGAAGATTctgaagaggagagaaaagtgAACCTCAAAAAGCTTCAGGAGCAA CTTAAAGCTCTTCACCAGCAGTTGTGGGTTTTGACCAAAGCATGCTTATCTAgaccaggaaagaaaaaagggaaggctaaaagtgagaaaagaaagaacaaggaaaaagctgaaatgaaaagcttgattcaaaagaagaaaaatctgaaatacatGAAGAAATCTAAGAGAAAGCTCTCTTTAAACAT TCAATCAAAGAACACCATGCAGCAGGTCTTGTTGGCACATAAGTCAGAAGATGAGGATGGTGCCAAACCTATGAATTATGATGAAAAACGGCAGTTGAGTTTGGACATAAATAAACTCCCTGGAGATAAGCTTGGGAAAGTAGTCCATATAATACAGTCAAGAGAACCTGCACTGAGGAACTCTAACCCTGATGAGATAGAAATAGACTTTGAAACTTTAAATGCTTCAACACTCAGAGAACTAGAGAGATACGTAGCAACCTGTTTgaggaagaaacaaagaatGCAGG ctaaaaacccaacaaagtcAAAAGAAGAACTTAATTTTGAGAGGAAACAAGAGTTAGAGAAGAGACTACTGGATGTCAATGGTCAACTAAACCCAAAGAGAGAGAGCTTCAAGA tTGAAAACAATGCTGAGTCAAGTACTGGGCCAAGCAGActgagtgacagcagcagcacctcctcaGATTCTGGCAGCAGCTCTAGCAGTGAATGTAGCTCCTCAGATAGCAGTGACTCTGAATCAG TTACAGAAACCTGTTCAAAACAGACTGGAACCAGGCACAAATGTCCAGCTTCTATGGAAAAATCTAAG TCTCTTTATAGAGAATACCACTTTGTTTACAGAGGACACCCTGCAATGCTGGTCTGCAAGCACAGCCCTCCTCTCTCACTAGCAGCTTGCAAATTCATGGATCATCTGAACTGCAGCAGCAACCTCCCAATGCACTGCAAATGCTTCAGTGTAGATCACTTAATCCATCAGAACAAAACACTCAGACTCTCTCAG GTAAAATCTCAGCTGTACCTGCTCTGTGTGATGCTCCAGACCAGCAAACTCCTCAGAGCACTCCAAAGACAAATGAGTCTTCTGTCACCCACtccagaaatgtttttccagAG GTGTCCAACACCATTTTCCAAGTTGACAGTGCTGACTGGAGTAAACAAGCTGAGCAAACAAGACATCTAG
- the BRDT gene encoding bromodomain testis-specific protein isoform X2, with protein sequence MSVQSQHCAIIMNPPPPEYINNKSSGCQTNQLQYLQRVVMRAMWRHNFSWPFHQPVDAAALNLPDYYTIIKKPMDLGTIKKRLEHNYYTKAAECIEDFKTMFWNCYMYNKPGDDIVFMAEELEKVFMQKIAHMPPEEQPVSLKKGKSKGKKTEETWQANPGISNEQSTNEKQAESSLKAEQPPVMTQERQQVTLAPLSAAQLTALMPAAVPITKAKKGVKRKADTTTPTTSIVTASGQSSAMLSERKAIKGCRGENECMVTNKFLKRSFSDSQQPPGIVKKIHLSGQLKHCNAILKEMFSKKHAAYAWPFIKSVDAASFSTGVNQAIAKCPTDLCAIKKKMDNLEYNDIQEFATDVRLMFMNCYKRNSSDHEIVAMARKLQDVFEMHFAKIPDEAVASDDLPQPVREMTEAYSSESSNENSSEEKSSEDSEEERKVNLKKLQEQLKALHQQLWVLTKACLSRPGKKKGKAKSEKRKNKEKAEMKSLIQKKKNLKYMKKSKRKLSLNIQSKNTMQQVLLAHKSEDEDGAKPMNYDEKRQLSLDINKLPGDKLGKVVHIIQSREPALRNSNPDEIEIDFETLNASTLRELERYVATCLRKKQRMQAKNPTKSKEELNFERKQELEKRLLDVNGQLNPKRESFKIENNAESSTGPSRLSDSSSTSSDSGSSSSSECSSSDSSDSESVTETCSKQTGTRHKCPASMEKSKRIPLCLQRTPCNAGLQAQPSSLTSSLQIHGSSELQQQPPNALQMLQCRSLNPSEQNTQTLSGKISAVPALCDAPDQQTPQSTPKTNESSVTHSRNVFPEKLPLDSMSPGMCPASKDEKQLTPSFWCPLSKVAGVQHHFPS encoded by the exons ATGTCTGTTCAAAGCCAGCACTGTGCCATTATTATGAACCCTCCTCCACCAGAGTACATAAATAACAAAAGCAGTGGATGTCAAACAAACCAACTTCAGTACTTACAGAGGGTAGTCATGAGAGCCATGTGGAGACACAACTTTTCCTGGCCGTTTCACCAGCCTGTCGATGCAGCAGCGCTGAATCTGCCT GATTATTACACTATCATTAAAAAACCTATGGACTTAGGCACCATAAAAAAGCGACTGGAACACAATTACTACACAAAAGCTGCAGAATGTATTGAAGACTTTAAAACTATGTTCTGGAACTGCTACATGTACAACAAG CCAGGTGATGACATTGTGTTTATGGCTGAAGAACTAGAAAAAGTGTTTATGCAGAAAATAGCCCATATGCCACCAGAAGAACAACCAGTGAGTCTCAAGAAAGGAAAGagtaaagggaagaaaacagagg AAACATGGCAGGCCAACCCTGGGATTTCAAATGAACAAAGCACAAATGAGAAGCAAGCTGAAAGCAGCTTGAAAGCTGAACAGCCTCCAGTGATGACTCAAGAGCGACAGCAAGTTACACTGGCTCCTTTGTCTGCAGCCCAGCTGACTGCTTTAATGCCAGCTGCAGTCCCTATAACAAAA gCAAAAAAAGGTGTGAAAAGGAAGGCTGACACTACAACTCCTACTACTTCAATAGTCACAGCAAGTGGTCAATCTTCTGCAATGCTTAGTGAAAGAAAAGCTATTAAAGGATGTAGAGGTGAAAATGAATGTATGGTAACAAATAAATTTCTGAAGAGATCCTTTTCAGATTCTCAACAGCCACCTGGAATTGTTAAAAAGATTCACTTGTCAGGACAACTGAAACATTGTAATGCAATacttaaagaaatgttttcaaagaaaCATGCAGCATACGCATGGCCTTTCATAAAATCTGTAGATGCAGCATCTTTCTCCACTGGGGTGAACCAAGCCATTGCCAAATGTCCTACAGACCTGTGTGCCATTAAA aAGAAAATGGATAACTTGGAATATAATGATATACAAGAATTTGCTACAGATGTTAGATTAATGTTCATGAACTGTTACAAACGTAATTCTTCAGACCATGAAATAGTTGCTATGGCAAGAAAACTTCAG GATGTTTTTGAAATGCACTTTGCTAAAATTCCTGATGAAGCTGTTGCGAGTGATGATCTGCCACAGCCTGTGAGAGAAATGACAGAAGCTTATTCCAGTGAAAGCAGTAATGAAAactcttcagaagaaaaatcatcTGAAGATTctgaagaggagagaaaagtgAACCTCAAAAAGCTTCAGGAGCAA CTTAAAGCTCTTCACCAGCAGTTGTGGGTTTTGACCAAAGCATGCTTATCTAgaccaggaaagaaaaaagggaaggctaaaagtgagaaaagaaagaacaaggaaaaagctgaaatgaaaagcttgattcaaaagaagaaaaatctgaaatacatGAAGAAATCTAAGAGAAAGCTCTCTTTAAACAT TCAATCAAAGAACACCATGCAGCAGGTCTTGTTGGCACATAAGTCAGAAGATGAGGATGGTGCCAAACCTATGAATTATGATGAAAAACGGCAGTTGAGTTTGGACATAAATAAACTCCCTGGAGATAAGCTTGGGAAAGTAGTCCATATAATACAGTCAAGAGAACCTGCACTGAGGAACTCTAACCCTGATGAGATAGAAATAGACTTTGAAACTTTAAATGCTTCAACACTCAGAGAACTAGAGAGATACGTAGCAACCTGTTTgaggaagaaacaaagaatGCAGG ctaaaaacccaacaaagtcAAAAGAAGAACTTAATTTTGAGAGGAAACAAGAGTTAGAGAAGAGACTACTGGATGTCAATGGTCAACTAAACCCAAAGAGAGAGAGCTTCAAGA tTGAAAACAATGCTGAGTCAAGTACTGGGCCAAGCAGActgagtgacagcagcagcacctcctcaGATTCTGGCAGCAGCTCTAGCAGTGAATGTAGCTCCTCAGATAGCAGTGACTCTGAATCAG TTACAGAAACCTGTTCAAAACAGACTGGAACCAGGCACAAATGTCCAGCTTCTATGGAAAAATCTAAG AGAATACCACTTTGTTTACAGAGGACACCCTGCAATGCTGGTCTGCAAGCACAGCCCTCCTCTCTCACTAGCAGCTTGCAAATTCATGGATCATCTGAACTGCAGCAGCAACCTCCCAATGCACTGCAAATGCTTCAGTGTAGATCACTTAATCCATCAGAACAAAACACTCAGACTCTCTCAG GTAAAATCTCAGCTGTACCTGCTCTGTGTGATGCTCCAGACCAGCAAACTCCTCAGAGCACTCCAAAGACAAATGAGTCTTCTGTCACCCACtccagaaatgtttttccagAG AAACTGCCTCTTGACTCTATGAGCCCAGGAATGTGTCCTGCAAGTAAGGATGAAAAGCAGCTCACACCTTCCTTTTGGTGTCCACTGTCCAAGGTAGCAG GTGTCCAACACCATTTTCCAAGTTGA